DNA from Candidatus Zixiibacteriota bacterium:
CCTAACGCGACAAAACCGGAATCCAGGTCTCCGACCAGGATCTCGGCAAAAAATTGAGTGGCCGTAAAATTGGCCAATTTCTTATTAAAATTGAGAACGAGCAAATAGTCAAGTCCAAATTTCGAAAGACGCTCAATCTTTTCCTCCGGCAACACTATCCTCTGGAGCGGTAAATCCGGCCTGAGGACATAAATCGGATGTGGTTCAAATGTAACCACGACAGATTTCAGATCCCTTTTTTGGGCCTGATCGTTCAAGTAACCGATCAATTTACGGTGGCCCAGGTGGATGCCGTCGAAAGTCCCAACTGTAACCGCTGTCCGGCTGTCGAGACAACGCTTCAGCTCCTTGCTTTCACGGAA
Protein-coding regions in this window:
- a CDS encoding riboflavin biosynthesis protein RibF, which translates into the protein MQVFRESKELKRCLDSRTAVTVGTFDGIHLGHRKLIGYLNDQAQKRDLKSVVVTFEPHPIYVLRPDLPLQRIVLPEEKIERLSKFGLDYLLVLNFNKKLANFTATQFFAEILVGDLDSGFVALG